The Nicotiana tabacum cultivar K326 chromosome 14, ASM71507v2, whole genome shotgun sequence genome contains a region encoding:
- the LOC107759760 gene encoding pentatricopeptide repeat-containing protein At3g22690-like codes for MAATVNLYLSPLLSTPQQPQSNRSTTTDLIKSCKNLNEIKQLHARFTKQGFNQNPGFLGKLIAKCSEIGSYDSLKYAQTAFDNFCYSEEGLNNTYKFNSLIKGYSLAGLFSDAVLIYARMVLENVEPDAYTFPLVLSACAKDGRFFEGSGIQGLALKWGFGDDMFVLNSLIHLYGECGEVDKARKVFDKMPDRNLVSWTCLICGYARREKAEEAVRLFFEMVEEEGIMPNSVTMVCAISACGKLGALGLAERVCGYIGKAGLKVNTVMVNALVDMYMKCGSVVKAKRLFEECVDRNLVLYNTILSNYVRHGMATEALDVLGEMLSCGGPRPDTVTLLSAISASTEMADVFLGKQCHAYILRNGLENWDSIGNAIIDMYMKCGCQEWACRVFDRMSNKTVVSWNSLIAGFLRNGDVEAACRTFNEMPESDIVSWNTIIGGLVQQSMFEDAINLFRVMQNEGIKADRVTMVSVASACGYLGANDIAKWIYNYIEKYEIHLDMQLSTALIDMFARCGDPASAMKVFNKMKERDVSAWTAAIGAMAMEGNGKRAVELFYEMLREGVEPDQVVFVAVLTACSHGGLVGEGMEIFRTMKDIRGISPQIVHYGCIVDMLGRAGLLKEAIDIIKNMPMKPNDAVWGAFLAACKMHKNDKMATYAADMISESSPDKAGIHVLLSNIYASGGKWTDVAKVRMSMKERGIKKNPGSSSIEVNGTIHEFTSGDESHAEQTSICLMLEEMKCRVREAGHVPDLTNVMMDVDEQEKEFLLYRHSEKIAMAFGLISTSQGHPIRIVKNLRMCSDCHSFAKLVSRVYERHIIVRDNNRFHFFQRGLCSCGDYW; via the coding sequence ATGGCAGCAACCGTAAATCTATATCTATCTCCTCTTCTCTCCACTCCACAGCAACCTCAATCAAATCGAAGTACAACAACCGACCTAATCAAATCATGCAAAAACCTTAACGAAATCAAACAGCTGCATGCCCGTTTCACTAAACAAGGATTCAATCAAAACCCTGGTTTTCTTGGTAAACTGATTGCTAAATGCTCCGAAATAGGCTCATATGATAGCTTAAAATATGCACAAACAGCTTTTGACAATTTCTGTTATAGTGAAGAAGGTTTAAATAATACTTACAAGTTTAATTCTTTAATAAAAGGGTATTCTTTAGCTGGTTTGTTTTCTGATGCTGTGTTGATTTATGCAAGAATGGTTCTTGAAAATGTGGAGCCTGATGCTTACACTTTTCCTTTGGTTTTGAGTGCTTGTGCCAAGGATGGGAGGTTTTTTGAGGGAAGTGGAATTCAGGGTTTGGCGTTAAAATGGGGCTTTGGTGATGATATGTTTGTGTTGAATTCTCTGATACATTTGTATGGTGAATGTGGGGAGGTTGATAAAGCGAGGAAGGTGTTCGATAAAATGCCTGACagaaatttggtgtcttggacTTGTTTAATTTGCGGGTACGCAAGGAGGGAGAAGGCTGAGGAGGCAGTTCGTTTGTTTTTTGAGATGGTAGAGGAGGAGGGTATTATGCCGAATTCCGTGACGATGGTGTGTGCGATTTCGGCTTGTGGGAAGTTAGGGGCTTTGGGATTGGCGGAAAGAGTGTGTGGTTATATTGGAAAGGCTGGATTAAAGGTCAATACTGTTATGGTAAATGCTCTTGTAGATATGTATATGAAATGTGGATCCGTGGTTAAGGCGAAAAGGCTTTTTGAGGAATGTGTTGATCGTAATTTGGTACTTTATAATACGATTTTATCAAACTATGTACGCCATGGGATGGCAACAGAAGCACTTGATGTCTTGGGTGAAATGCTTTCTTGTGGAGGACCTCGTCCGGATACAGTAACTTTGTTGTCTGCTATATCAGCCTCTACAGAGATGGCTGATGTTTTCTTAGGAAAGCAGTGTCATGCTTATATTTTGAGGAACGGGTTAGAGAATTGGGATTCCATTGGTAATGCCATCATCGATATGTACATGAAGTGTGGGTGTCAAGAATGGGCTTGCAGAGTTTTTGATCGGATGTCAAACAAGACAGTGGTATCATGGAATTCACTAATTGCAGGCTTTCTGAGAAATGGTGATGTGGAGGCAGCTTGCAGAACCTTTAATGAAATGCCGGAGAGTGATATTGTGTCATGGAACACCATCATTGGTGGTTTGGTACAACAGAGCATGTTTGAAGATGCAATTAATTTATTTCGTGTGATGCAGAATGAGGGAATTAAAGCAGATAGGGTGACAATGGTCAGTGTTGCATCTGCGTGTGGATACTTAGGTGCTAATGATATTGCTAAGTGGATATATAATTACATTGAGAAATACGAAATTCATCTAGATATGCAGCTAAGTACTGCGCTTATTGACATGTTTGCTAGGTGTGGCGATCCTGCAAGTGCAatgaaagtgttcaataaaatgAAGGAGAGGGATGTCTCTGCCTGGACTGCAGCGATAGGGGCTATGGCTATGGAAGGAAATGGTAAGCGGGCAGTGGAACTATTCTATGAGATGCTCCGGGAAGGGGTAGAACCTGACCAAGTTGTGTTTGTGGCTGTACTAACAGCATGTAGCCATGGGGGTTTAGTAGGAGAGGGAATGGAAATCTTCAGGACTATGAAAGATATCCGTGGAATCTCACCACAGATAGTGCATTATGGGTGCATTGTTGATATGCTTGGTCGTGCTGGTTTATTGAAAGAAGCTATTGATATTATAAAAAATATGCCAATGAAGCCAAATGATGCAGTTTGGGGGGCTTTTCTAGCTGCTTGTAAAATGCATAAAAACGACAAGATGGCAACTTATGCAGCTGACATGATCTCTGAATCATCCCCAGATAAAGCTGGAATCCATGTGCTTCTATCAAATATTTATGCTTCGGGAGGGAAGTGGACCGATGTTGCCAAGGTAAGGATGTCTATGAAGGAAAGAGGGATAAAGAAGAACCCCGGTTCAAGCTCAATCGAGGTGAATGGAACCATTCACGAGTTTACTTCAGGTGATGAATCTCACGCAGAGCAGACCAGTATTTGTCTAATGCTAGAAGAAATGAAGTGCAGGGTTAGAGAGGCAGGTCATGTCCCTGATCTAACAAATGTTATGATGGATGTTGATGAGC